In a genomic window of Mesoplasma tabanidae:
- the rpmG gene encoding 50S ribosomal protein L33 — MHKTKSTRKIILVCEDCLSRNYSLNKSNLTQKERLEIKKFCSMCNKHTLHKETR; from the coding sequence ATGCATAAAACAAAATCTACAAGAAAAATAATTTTAGTATGCGAAGATTGTTTAAGTAGAAATTATTCGTTAAACAAAAGTAACTTAACTCAAAAGGAGCGTTTAGAAATTAAAAAATTTTGCTCAATGTGTAACAAACATACATTACATAAGGAAACAAGATAA
- the secE gene encoding preprotein translocase subunit SecE has translation MAKKKQDQVILEENILQEESLNKTKNKKIKISKQTKKSIKVKKQKEKKNFKLAVKELPIKIVKEINKIKWSGWDNLKKKYIIVLLFMIFFAILFFCIGLGIEALFRLIKVY, from the coding sequence ATGGCAAAGAAAAAACAAGATCAAGTAATCTTAGAAGAAAATATCCTTCAAGAAGAAAGTTTAAATAAAACAAAAAATAAAAAAATAAAAATTTCTAAGCAAACTAAAAAATCAATCAAAGTTAAAAAACAAAAAGAAAAGAAAAATTTTAAATTGGCGGTAAAAGAATTGCCAATTAAAATTGTTAAAGAAATAAATAAAATTAAATGATCTGGATGAGATAACCTTAAGAAAAAATACATAATTGTTTTATTATTTATGATATTTTTTGCAATATTATTTTTCTGTATCGGATTAGGTATTGAAGCATTATTTAGATTAATCAAAGTATATTAA
- the nusG gene encoding transcription termination/antitermination protein NusG: protein MNKEELLKLEAEILASKGQWFVVNSQTGHEEKVLNDLKNKIKAEKMEDQVFDIKISKGQVLTKTGKQKEKNLFPGYLFINMIMSEESWFVVRNTPGVTGFIGSSGRGAKPFPLTVDEVVEMLVPKTEVMVEEVEVASENVAVAKKPLFTAPFVVGDFVRVKDGINAGEEGEVSSMDFEKGVAVVLIEMFGRYTNLEISFENVEPVKEY, encoded by the coding sequence ATGAATAAAGAAGAATTATTAAAGTTAGAAGCTGAGATTTTAGCTTCAAAGGGTCAATGATTTGTTGTTAACTCACAAACAGGACATGAAGAAAAAGTTTTAAATGACTTAAAAAATAAGATTAAAGCTGAAAAAATGGAAGATCAAGTTTTTGATATCAAAATTTCTAAAGGTCAAGTTTTAACTAAAACAGGAAAACAAAAGGAAAAAAATTTATTTCCGGGATATTTATTTATTAATATGATAATGTCTGAAGAGTCATGATTTGTTGTTCGTAATACTCCAGGAGTAACAGGATTTATTGGTTCATCAGGACGTGGAGCTAAACCATTTCCATTAACTGTTGATGAAGTTGTTGAAATGTTAGTTCCAAAAACAGAAGTTATGGTTGAAGAAGTTGAAGTAGCAAGTGAAAATGTAGCAGTTGCTAAAAAACCTTTATTTACAGCACCATTTGTAGTTGGTGATTTTGTGAGAGTTAAAGACGGAATTAACGCTGGTGAAGAAGGTGAGGTAAGTTCAATGGACTTTGAAAAAGGTGTTGCTGTTGTTCTTATCGAAATGTTTGGTAGATATACAAATCTTGAAATTTCTTTTGAAAATGTTGAACCAGTTAAAGAATACTAA